GCAGCCAATCCATGATGATGACCCAAACTACACCACGTTAGCAGGGAAAGAAATCTCTCACCCTTACCAGCCATCTGTTTCCCAGAAAGAACAGGGTGAAACATTTGTCTAAACCAAGAAGCCTTGTCCAATCTACCTAAAATATTATTAGTCCTTACCTTCAGTCAACTATTAGAGCTCTTCTACTATCTTAGGACGACAAATTAGCAGAATATAAATGCAAGAACGAGATAGGAGAATTGCATCCTTGTAAAATATGATACAAAGGATAAATCACAAAGCCAATGCATTGAAGATAATGCAGGTGCAATTTTACAATTACCTAACCCATATACCCAACCTTCCTCATCCAACAAATGGTCTCATATGACTTCTACATTTGCACATACTCTGGCTTCTCACTTCCCTGCTCAACTCTAAGGGCGGTCTATAGTCTTTTGAACTTTGTTTTCCTCCACAATAGtcaataattaaaaattaaatcttttggAAAGTCTAAAGGTCAATCATGTAACAATTTTCTCAATAAATCCTTTGGAAAACcacaaaaaattattttgcaaTTTACAATAAAGTGAGCCTTCCAGGTTTTCCTCTACTGCCTTTGTGGCATGAGAAATAAAAAGCAGATactctttatatttaatatcaGCATTCTGACATCCTCATCAGCATATGAAAAGGTTAATGATTCTTCCCTTAAAGTTGAGTGACCCCAAAACAAGAGATTAGCTCAGTTGCATCACTTGTTTCCACGACGAACAAACCTAATGAATCCATTGCCCTAGTTTGAGTGGTTCCCAAGTTCTTGATTGCATAAAGCATTCAACAGATGAATGTAAACACCCTCACACACAGAGAGGAGGAAAGCATCTCTCAACTTGCACTTCCTTTCCCAGCCACAAATATGTAGAACATTTGCACAACCTAATTCTGAATGCCCTTTTATATATGCATGAAGGAATTGATTGGGGAAAAACTGAATTATATTACCACGGAGTCAGTCCCACACCAAGAGTTCACAAGCCTTTCTTCATCCTATAAAACACCCCCAAGATCCAACATTTGTCCCTAAAACAATAACATAATTGAGCATATAGAAAGAGAGTAGTCAAAGCCACCCACCAGGGAGGAAAGCGAGATGAAGGAAAGGTTGGAGACCGAGGCGCAGACGGCGTCTAGCTCGTCTCGCGAGCTGCAGCATATCACCATCGGCAGCGACCGGCGCCGTCCCGCCACCCCCAGCAGATCCACTAGTGTCTCCTACAATCAGAAATCACCCCCTTTTGTTCACTCAAATTGATCAATATCGTAACTACGaccaagaacttgaagaaggtTACCATCTTGAACTGAAGCCGATCGACAGCGACGTAGTAATGGCGCCCAGGGCTGTTAATTTTGTACATAGAATCAGTAAAATAGAGACAAcatagggagggagggggagggtgagagagagagacctgaaatgggaggaagaagaaggaggggatgGAGAGGGGAGCACTTCCGGGAGGTCTATCGCCGTTCCCCTCATGGCTCCTCGCCCTCGCCTCGCACAAAGAGAAGCCGGCCGGGCTCTGGAAGGAGCAGGGATTACATTCCCCGGCACCCAGGGCCACCGCCTTTGAAACCTAATATACGTCAAATCAAATAGCTTGGTTCTGTGATCAAACCCTGGAGCCCGAGCACCTCAAGATTGGATCTAGTTGGCCaggaccttctttttcttttctttttccttttcttttatcggATTTTAGTTCAATGGCTGAATTAATGTTTCAAATTAAATCTAGGTTTTTTTCGGGTTTCATGTCATCATGGCACTTATACGTAAAGGTAAGGCATTCCAATCTTTTGAAACTTAAGAACAATTTGAGAGCTAGGACAGGACAAACCCAATTGAAATTGAGTGACAATAGGCTTCAACTTAGATCATTACCATCCAACACCCAATGACCTTTACCAACTCGAACGGTTAGCCCTCTTGTTCTCAACTTTTTAATTTCTGCTTTCTGGTTCTATAATTCTTTTCCTCGTAAATAGTGGAATTAAGTTCAAATTGGTCTTTCAACTCAAGAAATCATCCTTAGTGCCACTTAGGGTTTAGGGCTTAGagttttagaaataaaataaaaataaaatatgtattCTTTAAATTTGATATAGAAATAAAATATATCCCTCTTCGAAATTTGACCATCATGGTAAATTCATGTTAAACTGTTGAGTTTTGTTTTAGTTCTTTTTTGTGCTGTTTGTTATTATTAACCTACGTTCGCACTATATGTTCCATGATCAACTAAATGCCTGAAATTTGATAATTCATCCAGGAGTATGGTGTGAGACGATTCATAATCTCCAACCTTTCTGCTAGTTCTGTAATTTGGATCACTACGCTGCTCAAATCCTTGGATGTGGCAATGACATTTATCAGTACAGGTCTGTATTGCAGAAAAGTCTGCCCAAAGGGTGGCACGATATCCATGTCCAAATGTGAACTCAATAATGGTCAAAAATCAAATACTTATCACATTCAGTTAGGGgtagcaaaatatgacccgactcgCCAATCCCATGGCTCGGGCGCAGCCATGGCGAGGGAGGCCGCGGGCGGTGCGGGGTGGCGGCTCGGGCGCAGCCGTGGCGAGGGAGGCCgatcggggaagaagatgagcagttaatattttttttctcctttacttttctgcctctctctctctctctctctctctctctctctctctctcgtctctTCCCCTCCCATCCCGTCGGCCcccatcttcttttttcttctcttaaaCGGGTcttaaatgggtcgggtcaggtgacctgtttattaaacaggtcggattTAGGTTGTAATTCCtgatctgtttaataaacaggtcgggttcagatttattattttttgatccGATTTGTATCTGACCTAATctgtttatgcctgacccgacccgattgccacccctacattCAGTGCTCAAACTTGAACCGGACCAAACAGCTAATTGAACATGTTTTTGACACTTCATACTACATTCGAGTTAACAAGCTATTAGGCCCCAGTTTCAGACGCTAGAGACTGCCCATCGCCGGAGGCTTGGCAATCACCTTCGGCGCAGAGTCTCAAGTCTCTGCCGCACCTGTTTTCTTCGCATTAGCGATTCCACTTCCTGCAGTAAGTGGCTTTGAAGTATATCTGTATCTGTGCTATTCCTGATAAACCAAGGGCAGCAGCATGAATCATGATATGCACCATCAATCACATTCCGAAGACATATATTAGACCTCTACTAAAGCGATATACAGATCTTAAGTACAATCTCGGTTCAACCAAAACCCGATGGAGGGTCATTGCCAGAATAAAGGCCATGATAGAGTCCCAAGCCATGGGATTTTTTAGGCATTACTGCAGTATTTTGATACAGTTCTGCGAGATAGATTCAAGAACAAACTACATACTAAATGAAACCATACAACAAATACTAATGGACTATGGAGATTGCAAATAATTGCCGATATCATCCCTCTGTAATCAAAATGACTATATGCACGTATTTTACCATGCAATGCCAACACAATTTACCATTTTAGACTTCAACCATAGCAAAATTCATATAAACATACTCGACCTGTTCCCCAAAAGCCTATACaaataaattacaaatttgCATCATATCAGcttattaagaacaaattatcttATTATACATGTTCAACAAAGATGAATGAAAATTTGTAGATACAAGCTGAGCTATTGAGCACTTCTTCTGGCAAGGGACGTGACAATTCGAGGAAGAAgagattttttcttcttccttaccTTGGACCCTGGCACAGAGTTCTCGGGGCTATCATCTGACATGTATACCCTCGGAACGGACACGGGATGGACCAGAACATCAGCTTCTTCCTTACTAAAGCTTTTTGGTTCGCTATGCTCAAAACCTCTGGGGGGAATCCTTGAAGGATTAACAGCACCTTTGGCAGCATCATTAGCTCTCCTTTGCTGTTCATGTATGGCTCTCCATTTCCTCAACTCCTGTTCCACAGCCAGTTTCCCTTCCTTGGCCTTCTCAGCCCTCTCCATTGCAACTCTCTTTGCTTGCTTCCTTTCACCCATCACCCTATATGCTTCCTCCAGTTTTGCTAAATTCCTTGACTCAGACTCCTTAGCCACCTCAATTTGAGCAATGGCAGATGTCACCCGCTCGTGGGAAAGCTCCTCGGCTTCATGAGCTCTCCTAGTAAGAATGAGGTATTCATCCAATGCAAGAGTCACTCCGCTAGGAGAGTCATCACTCCCAACACCTGCAGCCTGCTCACTCTCTTGCAATGCTTTGACTGCTGCAAGCGCCagcctttctgatgctttagCTGCCTCTATTTCCTTCAAAGCTGCATTCAATCTGATCTCTGTGGTGCTTGCACCAGCCTTGGCTTGTTCTGCTTCTTCCTTGACCTTTCTTAGCTCTTCTCCTGCCAACTGAGCAACTGACTTAGCATGATCCGCTTCCTGAGCTGCTTGCTGCAGACACTTGGGTATCTCCACCATCTTCTCTCTGGCTTTTTTCTCCTTCGTCCGAATTATttctatttcttgttttgttctATCGAGCTCAGCTTCAAGAGAAGACACTGCTATAGATGCCATCCCCTCCCTCTGTTGCAAGTTGGTGAGGGCTGCTTTTTCATTTTCAAGCTTCGACTTGAGGGATGAAGCTGCAACTCTTAAACGATTAACTTCATCCTTAGCTTTCTCAATCTTTGCTTTTACTTCCTCAAGCTCTCTTGTAGAAGCTAATGCTTCTTGAGTGGATCTCCCAATGTTCTTTGTTTCTTCTGCATCATCTGTCAGTTTCTCTTCCTCTATTCCCTTGGACTCTTGGCTCAGCTTTGcttccatatatgctgctagtTCAGCCTTGAGATTGAGAAAGAGAGTTGACGCTGTATCTAATTTTGACTTGAGATCCTTTGCCAACAAAAGCTGTTCATTTAGCTGTTGCACCTCCAATTCAGCTTGCTTCAATTCTTTCTCCCAAGTAAGACAATCTTGTTCTCTTGCCAAGGCCACACCAATTCTATGTTCTTCTGCTTCAAGATGTGCGGCGTGAGCTGATTCTAGTGATTCCTTTGTTACTATCAGTTCTAGAGTCAGTTCCTCAACAGTCTTCTCAATCCCCTTGGATGCAGAAACAGCCTCTTCAGCCTTTTTGATTGCCATGTCCCTTTCACTAATTAATATAACATACTCTTCTTGCAGTATTTTCAACTCCGATTTCACAGACTTCAATTCTGCAACTGCTGCTTCATGCCTTGCTTTGGCAACCCCTATTTGTGCCTTGGCTGCAACACTAGCTCCATCAGCAATTCCTTGCTCCATTTCTTTGACCCTGAGTTGGGCAAGTTCCAAGTCCTGTCTCCCCTGGGCCTCTTCAGTTTGCGCCTTCTCCATGTTCAGCTTTAGTTCTTCTACAAGTCTCTTAGTGCTGTCTAGCTCCTTCAGTACTTGTGCTTTAGCCTCCTCTGCAACTTCTGATTGGTTTTTGTATTCTGGAATTTCTTCTTGTACCTTCTCAAGCTCCAGTTGGACATGCTGTCCTCGCTGCATTAACCAAATCAATAAATTTAGAAAcctctctacaaaaattg
This is a stretch of genomic DNA from Phoenix dactylifera cultivar Barhee BC4 chromosome 9, palm_55x_up_171113_PBpolish2nd_filt_p, whole genome shotgun sequence. It encodes these proteins:
- the LOC120103751 gene encoding protein WEAK CHLOROPLAST MOVEMENT UNDER BLUE LIGHT 1-like, which gives rise to MQESKANEDNHCGESSLTTSLPSPECLPTSLQSLTSPVIDEKTDTDHQQRMMVKDPETLVQQDVPNCSSLDHNTPNSLEKSNVSGATSYDAAVVSSEVLSHPVPHSLDMLGELEDIPHQLEDRVSDRVADVQNSLDSSATVEIKKAEEMPHVVQNNHDSTASIEMKNTQEMPPDVITHDFKTPHDVQPSHDSTATVAIKNTEEMPQDSQIIHDSTVTIEIKRTEETNHDAQSNNYSTPSVEMEKTKERPDVLHDMLDHHVEIGSTHKMSESANSSKHVKHEYANRGLVDTAAPFESVKEAVAKFGGIVDWKAHKAQNLERGQHVQLELEKVQEEIPEYKNQSEVAEEAKAQVLKELDSTKRLVEELKLNMEKAQTEEAQGRQDLELAQLRVKEMEQGIADGASVAAKAQIGVAKARHEAAVAELKSVKSELKILQEEYVILISERDMAIKKAEEAVSASKGIEKTVEELTLELIVTKESLESAHAAHLEAEEHRIGVALAREQDCLTWEKELKQAELEVQQLNEQLLLAKDLKSKLDTASTLFLNLKAELAAYMEAKLSQESKGIEEEKLTDDAEETKNIGRSTQEALASTRELEEVKAKIEKAKDEVNRLRVAASSLKSKLENEKAALTNLQQREGMASIAVSSLEAELDRTKQEIEIIRTKEKKAREKMVEIPKCLQQAAQEADHAKSVAQLAGEELRKVKEEAEQAKAGASTTEIRLNAALKEIEAAKASERLALAAVKALQESEQAAGVGSDDSPSGVTLALDEYLILTRRAHEAEELSHERVTSAIAQIEVAKESESRNLAKLEEAYRVMGERKQAKRVAMERAEKAKEGKLAVEQELRKWRAIHEQQRRANDAAKGAVNPSRIPPRGFEHSEPKSFSKEEADVLVHPVSVPRVYMSDDSPENSVPGSKVRKKKKSLLPRIVTSLARRSAQ